A genomic region of Equus caballus isolate H_3958 breed thoroughbred chromosome 1, TB-T2T, whole genome shotgun sequence contains the following coding sequences:
- the NKX1-2 gene encoding NK1 transcription factor-related protein 2, with translation MLAWQDGGAKAAPSHHKISFSVLDILDPQKFTRAALPAVRPAPREAKKSLAEAEAGKDASPGDQAWQRETPDAAASPLEGSEAEEAEEEEEEAEDAGRRRRRERAACLQTGLARSPEAPAAALAAGEHGAGGLAGSPGSPGSPRPRRRRAEPSCAKPRRARTAFTYEQLVALENKFRATRYLSVCERLNLALSLSLTETQVKIWFQNRRTKWKKQNPGADGAAPAGGGAPQPGVAAGSGAGGSPGPPGPGAVPFQTFPSYSGANVLFPAAASFPLTAAAAGGPFAPFLGPSYLTPFYAPHL, from the exons ATGCTGGCATGGCAGGACGGCGGGGCCAAAGCGGCTCCTTCCCACCACAAGATCTCCTTCTCGGTCCTGGACATCCTGGACCCGCAGAAATTCACCCGCGCTGCGCTCCCGGCCGTGCGCCCTGCTCCCCGGGAAGCCAAGAAAAGTTTGGCAGAGGCCGAAGCGGGGAAGGACGCCAGCCCGGGGGACCAGGCCTGGCAGCGGGAGACCCCTG ATGCTGCTGCGTCCCCCCTGGAGGGCTCGGAGGcagaggaggcggaggaggaggaggaggaggcggaggacgcggggcggcggcggcggcgggagaggGCTGCGTGCCTGCAGACAGGCTTGGCGCGCTCCCCCGAAGCCCCGGCAGCGGCGTTGGCGGCGGGGGAGCATGGTGCGGGAGGCCTCGCTGGCTCCCCGGGCTCGCCCGGCTCCCCGCGGCCCCGGCGCCGGCGTGCGGAGCCCAGCTGCGCCAAGCCGCGGCGTGCGCGCACCGCCTTCACCTACGAGCAGCTGGTGGCCCTGGAGAACAAGTTCCGGGCCACGCGCTACCTGTCGGTGTGCGAGCGCCTGAACCTCGCGCTGTCGCTCAGCCTCACTGAGACGCAGGTCAAAATTTGGTTCCAGAACCGCAGGACCAAGTGGAAGAAGCAGAACCCCGGCGCCGACGGGGCGGCGCCGGCAGGGGGCGGCGCGCCCCAACCCGGGGTGGCGGCGGGGTCGGGCGCCGGGGGCAGCCCTGGTCCGCCGGGCCCCGGCGCTGTGCCCTTCCAGACTTTCCCCTCCTACTCCGGGGCCAACGTCCTCTTCCCAGCCGCCGCCTCCTTCCCACTgacggccgccgccgccgggggccCCTTTGCGCCCTTCCTCGGGCCCTCCTACCTGACCCCTTTCTACGCCCCGCACCTGTGA